A single Deltaproteobacteria bacterium DNA region contains:
- a CDS encoding long-chain fatty acid--CoA ligase gives MNETHVALMIRNRIQNYGERTALRYKESGQWNDISWNAMGDQIQAVSKGLLEFDVTAGDNVALFSQNSPDWTITDYGILTVRGVSVPIYPTSSAKQAEYIINEAEIKIIFVGAQDQYDKVKTFADSSPYLKKIIVFDSNVKLDGNNTAVYFKDFLDLGRKSGRDAEVEERLNNASIDDLATIIYTSGTTGEPKGVMLHHSTFYYCFIANKKRLDVSDQDVSLCFLPLSHVFERAWCYFAAENGMIINYCDDISRIIEYMKEVRPTVMCAVPRFYEKIYSAIFDKLESAPPSKKKLFKWAIKVGEQAYLREKEKMMIPPSLKLKHLIADRLVLKKIREIVGGRIRLFPCAGAPLSKEIEEFFHSAGIFIAYGYGLTETCATVTVHDKYHFRPGTVGKPLDGVYVKIAGNGEILVKGPTVTKGYYKKPEATAESFEDGWFKTGDVGILEEGYLTITDRIKDLMKTSGGKYIAPQLVETMIGKDYYIDQIAIIGDARKFVSAIIVPAFDALEEYAKTHNIAYSSREDLVKNQAIIQFYQKRIDENSKDLAGHEQIKKFILLSSPFTQEAGEMTPTMKLKRKVVNDKYKDIIDALYTEK, from the coding sequence ATGAATGAAACACACGTGGCCTTAATGATCCGTAACCGTATTCAGAACTATGGTGAAAGAACCGCGCTGCGTTACAAAGAAAGCGGGCAGTGGAATGATATCTCCTGGAATGCCATGGGTGATCAGATACAGGCGGTATCAAAGGGACTCCTTGAATTTGATGTTACGGCAGGAGATAATGTTGCCCTTTTTTCTCAGAATAGTCCGGATTGGACCATTACCGACTACGGTATCCTGACCGTCCGGGGAGTATCCGTACCCATTTATCCGACATCTTCGGCAAAACAGGCCGAGTACATTATTAACGAAGCGGAAATCAAGATCATTTTTGTCGGCGCCCAAGACCAGTATGATAAAGTAAAAACTTTTGCAGATTCATCCCCATATCTTAAGAAAATCATTGTATTCGACAGCAACGTCAAACTGGACGGCAACAATACCGCTGTGTATTTTAAGGATTTCCTCGATCTGGGAAGGAAGTCCGGCAGAGATGCCGAGGTAGAAGAGCGTCTGAACAATGCTTCCATCGATGATCTTGCCACCATAATCTACACATCCGGAACTACCGGTGAACCTAAAGGCGTCATGCTCCATCACTCCACTTTCTATTATTGCTTTATCGCTAATAAGAAACGCCTTGATGTCAGTGATCAGGATGTGTCCCTTTGTTTTCTTCCTCTGAGCCACGTTTTTGAGAGGGCATGGTGCTATTTTGCTGCCGAAAACGGCATGATCATCAACTACTGTGACGACATATCAAGAATTATCGAATACATGAAAGAAGTAAGACCCACCGTCATGTGTGCCGTCCCCCGATTCTATGAAAAAATCTACTCTGCGATTTTTGATAAATTGGAAAGCGCACCTCCGTCGAAAAAGAAGCTCTTCAAATGGGCCATCAAGGTTGGCGAACAGGCATACCTGAGGGAAAAAGAAAAAATGATGATACCTCCCAGCCTCAAACTAAAACATCTGATTGCCGACAGGCTCGTCTTAAAAAAGATCAGAGAGATTGTGGGCGGCCGAATCCGATTGTTCCCCTGTGCCGGTGCTCCTCTTTCAAAAGAAATTGAGGAATTTTTTCATTCAGCGGGGATATTTATTGCCTATGGATACGGGCTGACAGAAACCTGTGCAACAGTAACCGTCCATGATAAATACCATTTCAGGCCCGGAACCGTTGGTAAACCTCTGGATGGGGTTTATGTCAAGATCGCCGGCAATGGCGAGATACTCGTCAAAGGCCCTACAGTTACGAAGGGCTACTATAAGAAACCGGAGGCAACGGCTGAATCATTTGAAGACGGCTGGTTCAAGACGGGGGACGTTGGTATTTTGGAGGAAGGTTATCTTACTATTACAGACCGGATCAAGGACCTTATGAAGACATCGGGCGGTAAATACATTGCTCCACAGCTCGTTGAAACCATGATCGGCAAAGATTACTACATCGATCAGATAGCGATTATCGGGGACGCCAGAAAATTTGTGTCCGCGATTATTGTGCCCGCGTTTGACGCCTTGGAAGAGTATGCCAAAACCCATAATATTGCGTATTCTTCGCGGGAAGACCTGGTCAAAAATCAGGCTATCATTCAATTCTATCAGAAGCGCATTGATGAAAATTCTAAAGACCTTGCCGGTCACGAACAGATCAAGAAATTTATTCTGCTCTCCAGCCCCTTCACGCAAGAAGCCGGAGAGATGACACCGACAATGAAACTGAAGAGAAAGGTGGTTAACGATAAATATAAAGATATTATTGATGCCCTGTACACGGAAAAATAA
- a CDS encoding type II toxin-antitoxin system VapB family antitoxin, with protein sequence MRTTLDIPEDLINEAMKTTHINTKTKVIITALEGLIRKSKIADLKKFKGTVDLDIDLDVIRERQCR encoded by the coding sequence ATGAGAACTACACTTGATATACCGGAAGATTTAATTAATGAGGCTATGAAAACTACTCATATTAATACAAAAACCAAGGTAATTATTACCGCTTTAGAGGGATTGATCAGGAAATCAAAGATTGCCGATTTGAAAAAATTTAAAGGAACGGTGGATTTGGACATTGATCTGGACGTCATTAGGGAGCGTCAATGTCGGTAA
- a CDS encoding PIN domain-containing protein, translated as MSVIVDTSVWIEYFRSGNNSAKLDFLIDEDLIVINDLILAELVPSLKVHNQRKIVKLLYTVKKLYLLINWDQIIEFQFKCLKNGLNGIGISDLIVAQNAKQNRCEIYSFDNHFRLMKDILELHLLD; from the coding sequence ATGTCGGTAATAGTCGATACATCTGTGTGGATTGAATATTTCAGGAGTGGGAATAATTCAGCAAAACTCGATTTCCTAATTGATGAAGACCTCATTGTTATTAATGATCTTATACTTGCAGAATTAGTTCCGTCTTTGAAAGTTCACAATCAAAGAAAGATTGTAAAATTATTGTATACTGTTAAAAAGTTATATTTACTCATCAACTGGGACCAAATTATCGAGTTCCAATTCAAATGTTTGAAAAATGGTTTAAATGGGATCGGCATTTCTGATCTAATAGTTGCCCAAAACGCGAAACAAAATCGCTGTGAAATTTATTCGTTTGATAACCATTTTAGACTTATGAAAGACATTCTTGAACTACATCTATTGGATTAA
- a CDS encoding type II toxin-antitoxin system HicB family antitoxin — protein sequence MNKEYTAIIKQEGDWWIGWIEEVPGVNCQEPTHDELISSLQITLKEALEFNRQDALAAVGAGYKEETIAI from the coding sequence ATGAATAAGGAATATACAGCGATAATAAAGCAGGAAGGTGATTGGTGGATTGGCTGGATTGAGGAAGTGCCCGGTGTTAACTGTCAAGAACCAACCCATGATGAATTAATATCAAGTCTTCAGATTACCTTAAAAGAAGCTCTTGAATTTAACCGTCAAGATGCGCTTGCAGCAGTAGGAGCGGGATATAAGGAAGAAACAATCGCCATATGA
- a CDS encoding type II toxin-antitoxin system HicA family toxin: MKRNDLLKYLRSQGCEFLREGGSHSWWWNPTQNKRSSVPRHTEINNNLARKICKDLGIKSLK; the protein is encoded by the coding sequence ATGAAACGCAATGACCTGCTGAAGTATTTGCGATCACAAGGATGTGAATTTCTTAGAGAGGGTGGCAGTCATTCGTGGTGGTGGAATCCGACTCAAAACAAACGGTCATCTGTGCCTCGGCATACGGAAATCAATAATAATCTCGCAAGAAAAATATGCAAAGACCTTGGCATAAAATCACTTAAGTAA